One part of the Coffea eugenioides isolate CCC68of chromosome 10, Ceug_1.0, whole genome shotgun sequence genome encodes these proteins:
- the LOC113749850 gene encoding uncharacterized protein LOC113749850: MSTSILLCSSTPTGLRRSGGFTLNRPLDLAILAQKRSLFFAGCQSLIHPSHGVQIMNKSNRKFAVFNSVQPSGPPSSGSWNGWILGAVLTFVLPFLTNKWGPLLKIKNEFETAVQTVENVVDAVEKVAEQVEKVAEDIAEGLPAGKLKNAVTFIENVADQIDDTAEVVGDAIDKVQEVEEQVESAVESALDGEKEAIPDEAKEPAKEVKAET; encoded by the exons ATGAGTACATCCATCCTTTTGTGTAGTTCCACTCCAACTGGCCTTCGTAGGAGTGGAGGTTTCACACTGAATCGCCCTTTGGACTTGGCTATCTTAGCTCAGAAAAGGTCCCTCTTTTTTGCGGGTTGCCAGAGCTTGATTCATCCAAGCCATGGAGTGCAAATAATGAACAAGAGCAacag GAAATTCGCAGTATTCAACAGTGTTCAACCTTCAGGACCCCCTTCTTCAGGTTCCTG GAATGGATGGATTCTGGGGGCAGTTTTAACATTCGTTTTGCCCTTCTTGACTAACAAATGGGGGCCATTGTTGAAAATCAAAA ATGAATTTGAGACTGCAGTACAGACGGTGGAGAACGTAGTGGACGCTGTAGAAAAGGTGGCGGAGCAAGTGGAAAAGGTGGCGGAAGATATAGCCGAAGgccttccagctggaaaactTAAAAATGCTGTTACCTTCATTGAAAATGTAGCTGATCAGATTGATGATACAGCAGAAGTGGTTGGTGATGCCATTGATAAG GTTCAAGAAGTTGAAGAACAGGTGGAATCAGCTGTTGAATCAGCCCTTGATGGAGAAAAAGAAGCCATCCCTGATGAAGCAAAGGAGCCTGCCAAAGAAGTGAAAGCTGAGACTTGA
- the LOC113750133 gene encoding uncharacterized protein LOC113750133, whose translation MSGSFFLGSLTSRGLITKPSSCDKYTRRRGLFLNPGSNLGILAPQKNPMYFLGHQSLIHLSHEVQRKNERQRNFAVYNSVQPEVPPPSGPPSSDPLKGWIIGIVLTVVIPFLVQKCGKTFLRLENKVVAVVEKVEDAVEGVEKVAEKVEKVAENVADHLPEGELKNAAIFVEKVADRVDDTAEVVEKTIDKVEEVEEEAESAVESALEKKDAVPNEAKETAKELKK comes from the exons ATGAGTGGATCCTTCTTTTTGGGCAGTTTAACTTCGAGAGGGCTTATTACCAAGCCCTCCAGTTGTGATAAATATACTAGGCGTCGAGGCCTCTTTTTAAATCCTGGCTCCAATTTGGGTATCTTAGCACCCCAAAAAAATCCCATGTATTTTCTTGGTCACCAAAGCCTGATTCATCTCAGCCATGAAGTGCAAAGAAAGAATGAGAGGCAGAG GAATTTTGCAGTGTACAACAGTGTTCAGCCAGAAGTTCCTCCACCTTCTGGACCACCGTCTTCAGATCCTTT GAAAGGCTGGATTATCGGAATCGTATTAACCGTGGTTATACCTTTCTTGGTGCAAAAATGCGGGAAAACATTTTTGAGACTTGAAA ATAAAGTTGTTGCAGTTGTAGAGAAGGTGGAGGATGCAGTGGAAGGTGTCGAAAAGGTAGCGGAGAAAGTAGAAAAAGTAGCGGAAAATGTAGCCGATCATCTTCCAGAAGGAGAACTCAAAAATGCTGCAATCTTCGTTGAAAAGGTAGCAGATCGGGTTGATGATACAGCAGAAGTCGTTGAAAAAACCATCGACAAG GTTGAAGAAGTGGAAGAAGAGGCAGAATCAGCGGTTGAATCAGCACTTGAAAAAAAAGATGCAGTCCCTAATGAAGCAAAGGAGACTGCCAAAGAGCTAAAGAAGTGA
- the LOC113749639 gene encoding uncharacterized protein LOC113749639, producing MSTSILLCSSTPTGPHRRRVVTLNRALDLAILAQKRSLFFAGCQSLIHPSHGVQIMNKSNRKFAVFNGVLPGVPLPSEPPPSDSWNGWILGAVLTFVLPFLANKWGPLLKVKDEVDTAVQTVENVADAVEKVAEQVEKAAEDIVEGLPAGKLKNAVTFIGNVADKIDDTAEVLGDVIDKVQEVGDQVESALDGEKEAILDKAKEPAKEVKAEA from the exons ATGAGTACATCCATCCTTTTGTGTAGTTCCACTCCAACTGGCCCTCATAGGCGTAGAGTTGTCACATTGAATCGCGCTTTGGACTTGGCTATCTTAGCTCAGAAAAGGTCCCTCTTTTTTGCGGGTTGCCAGAGCTTGATTCATCCAAGCCATGGAGTGCAAATAATGAACAAGAGCAacag GAAATTCGCAGTATTCAACGGTGTTCTACCGGGTGTTCCTCTACCTTCAGAGCCCCCTCCTTCAGATTCCTG GAATGGATGGATTCTGGGGGCAGTATTAACATTCGTTTTGCCCTTCCTGGCTAACAAATGGGGGCCATTGTTGAAAGTCAAAG ATGAAGTTGACACTGCAGTACAGACGGTGGAGAACGTAGCGGACGCTGTGGAAAAGGTGGCGGAGCAAGTGGAAAAGGCGGCGGAAGATATAGTCGAAGgccttccagctggaaaactTAAAAATGCTGTTACCTTCATTGGAAATGTAGCTGATAAGATTGATGATACAGCAGAAGTGCTGGGTGATGTCATTGATAAG GTTCAAGAAGTGGGAGACCAAGTGGAATCAGCCCTTGATGGAGAAAAAGAAGCGATCCTTGATAAAGCAAAGGAGCCTGCCAAAGAAGTGAAAGCTGAGGCTTGA